In the Corythoichthys intestinalis isolate RoL2023-P3 chromosome 12, ASM3026506v1, whole genome shotgun sequence genome, one interval contains:
- the LOC130926611 gene encoding ecto-NOX disulfide-thiol exchanger 1-like — translation MFTFTLSFTTRSLKEHQLGDKINVNLDTGVHVNQFSEEARRCAAPGGRAPPLCAWPSAAGGSSSSSWRYIFLTQAHPRRRSEERMTRQLAGEMMSRVDGGTAKSVAFLPMSANGATQPPAWASTPSPRRPPSTSFLSTEATLFGSGSEGVPAPPSSAAPPPVKEIIRRHGCTLFPQNPNLPPPPTRQRPPGCKTVFVGGLPENAGDVVVREVFGPCGDITALRMSKKNFCHIRFSDEFMVDEALRLSGYRLQVGSGADKKDWSKIHVDFAQARDDEYEWECKRRLLEAEKGHGRPDAAPLPVPRFSERELAVLAEGLKDRHHFGGAAAVLLSWLDGGEVTRANANQVYALIQSANAHARRLRLEAAQQRRTLRKARDAFDGALADILRQMDQISSVLTASGRQKSRERFSKAQRKNIDAWTRQCQVGNQQGRSVGREASARLARSRSVPAPSRTRALLRDRTDGKRASTMTGATLSFQVAGDELSELRRRRDRDDDDDDEGPRGKMMKTAPERRPDALQKEAKIAGADASALLLLQMQQQVRSLRHELAAKEAELERAREKARLPERSGPKVSTAPRSEPSLPAAPPIRRAHVF, via the exons ATGTTCACCTTTAcgttgtccttcaccacaaga TCGCTCAAAGAACACCAATTGGGAGACAAGATAAACGTGAACCTCGATACGGGAGTGCACGTCAATCAGTTTAGTGAGGAGGCTCGGCGCTGCGCGGCGCCCGGAGGACGCGCGCCCCCGTTGTGCGCGTGGCCGTCAGCGGCGGGCGGAAGCTCCTCTTCCTCTTGGCGCTACATCTTCCTCACGCAAGCTCATCCTCGACGTCGATCGGAGGAGAG GATGACCCGCCAGCTGGCCGGCGAAATGATGTCACGCGTGGATGGCGGTACGGCAAAAAGCGTGGCTTTCCTCCCAA TGTCAGCCAACGGCGCAACGCAACCTCCCGCCTGGGCGTCGACCCCCTCGCCCCGGCGACCGCCGTCCACCAGCTTCCTGTCGACCGAGGCCACTTTGTTCG GTTCCGGGTCGGAAGGAGTTCCGGCGCCACCCTCGTCCGCCGCGCCGCCGCCGGTCAAGGAGATCATCCGTCGCCACGGATGCACCCTCTTCCCGCAGAACCCGA ACCTGCCCCCGCCGCCCACCCGCCAGCGCCCCCCCGGCTGCAAGACGGTGTTTGTGGGAGGCCTTCCGGAGAACGCCGGCGACGTCGTCGTCAGGGAAGTCTTCGGCCCCTGCGGCGACATCACGGCGCTGCGCATGAGCAAGAAGAATTTCTGCCACATTCGATTCAGCGACGAGTTTATGGTGGACGAAGCGCTCCGCCTCTCAG GCTACCGTCTTCAGGTGGGCTCCGGCGCGGACAAAAAAGACTGGAGCAAGATCCACGTGGACTTTGCGCAGGCGCGAGACGACGAGTACGAGTGGGAGTGCAAACGGAGACTTCTAGAAGCAGAAAAAGGACACGGGCGTCCGGACGCCGCGCCGCTTCCCGTGCCGCGCTTCTCTGAGCGCGAGCTGGCGGTCTTGGCCGAGGGCCTGAAAG ACAGGCATCACTTTGGCGGGGCGGCGGCGGTGCTACTGTCCTGGCTGGACGGCGGCGAGGTGACGCGCGCCAACGCCAACCAGGTGTACGCCTTGATACAGAGCGCCAACGCGCACGCCAGACGACTGCGGCTGGAGGCCGCGCAGCAACGACGGACGCTGCGCAAAGCGAGAGACGCCTTCGACGGCGCGCTCGCCGACATCCTCCGGCAGA TGGATCAGATCTCTTCGGTGTTGACGGCGTCGGGCCGACAGAAGTCTCGGGAACGCTTCTCCAAAGCTCAGCGCAAGAACATTGACGCGTGGACCCGGCAGTGCCAGGTTGGTAACCAGCAAGGTCGGTCGGTGGGTCGGGAGGCGAGTGCCCGTTTAGCCCGCTCCAGGTCAGTGCCCGCTCCATCGCGGACTCGAGCCCTCCTCCGCGACCGGACGGACGGGAAGAGGGCGAGTACGATGACCGGGGCGACGCTGTCGTTCCAGGTGGCCGGCGACGAGCTGTCGGAGCTGAGACGGCGCCGCGACCGGGACGACGACGACGATGACGAAGGCCCTCGCGGGAAGATGATGAAGACGGCGCCCGAGCGGCGGCCGGACGCTTTGCAAAAGGAGGCGAAGATCGCCGGGGCGGACGCTTCGGCGCTGCTGCTGCTTCAAATGCAACAG CAGGTGCGGAGCCTGCGGCACGAGCTGGCGGCTAAGGAGGCGGAGTTAGAGCGGGCCCGCGAGAAAGCCCGCCTCCCGGAGCGCTCCGGCCCAAAGGTCAGCACCGCGCCGCGCTCGGAGCCCTCCCTTCCCGCCGCCCCTCCGATCAGGAGAGCTCACGTCTTCTAG
- the lacc1 gene encoding purine nucleoside phosphorylase LACC1 — MSAPAPAPTVAVLLDLAHGCGCGCAGRSLRQEAARSVAGARTGAHLLVLSATGGPAGGDAAEATAGAWSGGGVARVLSDWRADAASAYRLKCSADELGALSLRVITSRRGRARLLGYERALFSPLYTWTYLLGCDREDDDDDDDGGGVREADDEVAAYLRRLPSVGGPVRVLTSALIPPECFGHGFSTRAGGVSRVPTLSSLNLVSSPKRRDSAAVVRENRRRLALHAGFYPRPLHVLKVEHGGRVWVCGQAEPERYDAAVTDRPGTVLAAPGADCLPLLFADPVAGAVGAAHAGWRGTLLGVATATVAAMTTELGCVPEDILVVSGPSVGPCCFTLEPERAARFRPECVRPVRAGGLGVDLRLANRLQLQEAGIAPHHIHDDEGVAPCTACRPRDFFSHARDGAHFGSQAGFVWIREERGGGSLLPG; from the exons ATGAGTGCGCCGGCGCCGGCGCCGACGGTGGCGGTGCTACTGGACCTGGCGCACGGTTGCGGCTGCGGCTGCGCCGGGCGCTCGCTGCGCCAGGAGGCGGCTCGCTCCGTGGCCGGCGCCCGCACCGGAGCCCACTTGTTGGTGCTGAGCGCGACGGGCGGCCCGGCCGGCGGCGACGCGGCCGAGGCGACGGCGGGCGCCTGGAGCGGCGGCGGGGTGGCGCGCGTCCTCTCGGACTGGCGCGCCGACGCCGCGTCCGCCTACCGCCTGAAGTGCTCCGCGGACGAGCTGGGCGCGCTCTCCCTGCGCGTTATCACTAGCCGGCGGGGGCGCGCGCGGCTGCTGGGCTACGAGCGCGCGCTTTTTAGCCCACTTTACACGTGGACGTACCTGCTGGGCTGCGACCGggaagacgacgacgacgacgacgacggcGGCGGCGTACGAGAGGCGGACGATGAGGTCGCCGCCTACCTTCGGCGACTCCCGTCGGTGGGCGGGCCCGTCCGGGTGCTGACGTCGGCGCTGATCCCTCCAG AGTGCTTTGGCCACGGCTTCAGCACGCGTGCGGGCGGCGTGTCGCGGGTGCCCACCTTGTCCTCCTTGAACCTGGTCAGCAGCCCCAAGAGGCGCGACTCGGCGGCCGTGGTCCGGGAGAATCGGCGCCGTCTGGCGCTTCACGCCGGATTCTACCCGCGCCCGCTACACGTACTCAAG GTAGAGCACGGCGGCCGCGTCTGGGTGTGCGGACAGGCCGAGCCGGAGCGCTACGATGCGGCGGTGACGGATCGGCCCGGGACGGTCCTGGCGGCGCCGGGCGCCGACTGCCTCCCCTTGCTCTTCGCCGATCCCGTGGCCGGAGCGGTGGGGGCGGCTCACGCGG GCTGGAGAGGAACGCTGCTGGGCGTGGCGACGGCCACGGTGGCCGCCATGACAACAGAGCTGGGGTGCGTGCCCGAAGACATCCTGGTGGTGTCGGGCCCCTCGGTAGGTCCGTGCTGCTTCACGCTGGAGCCGGAACGGGCCGCCCGCTTCCGGCCGGAATGCGTCCGTCCCGTACGGGCCGGCGGACTCGGCGTGGACCTGCGGCTGGCCAACAG GCTCCAACTGCAGGAGGCGGGGATCGCGCCGCATCACATCCACGACGACGAGGGGGTGGCACCATGCACGGCGTGTCGCCCGCGAGACTTCTTTTCCCACGCGCGAGACGGCGCCCACTTCGGCAGTCAGGCGGGCTTCGTGTGGATCCGCGAGGAGCGGGGGGGAGGCTCGCTTTTGccgggctga